A stretch of Gracilinanus agilis isolate LMUSP501 unplaced genomic scaffold, AgileGrace unplaced_scaffold42815, whole genome shotgun sequence DNA encodes these proteins:
- the LOC123255301 gene encoding small conductance calcium-activated potassium channel protein 3-like, with amino-acid sequence MDTSGHFHDSGVGDLDEDLKCPCPSSGDEQQQQQQQQQQQQQQQQQQPQQPPPPPAPAALAPQQQQQQPPPPPAPQSSRPLTQLNQLQSQPLHHSLLHSSPTAFRAPPSSNSTIILHPSSRQGSQLNLNDHLVGHSPSSTATSGAGGGCKHRQASPLVHRRDSNPFTEIAMSSCKYSGGVMKPLSRLSASRRNLIESEPESQPLQIFSSSNPPEIVISSREDHHSNQTLLHHPNTTHNHQHSGTSSISTFPKANKRKNQNIGYKLGHRRALFEKRKRLSDYALIFGMFGIVVMVIETELSWGLYSKMQYQ; translated from the exons CTCTGGGGTGGGAGACTTGGACGAAGACCTCAAGTGTCCCTGTCCATCTTCGGGGGAtgagcaacagcagcagcagcagcagcaacagcaacagcagcagcagcaacagcagcagcctcaacagccaccaccaccaccggCTCCGGCAGCCCTGGCcccccagcagcagcagcagcagccacccCCACCACCGGCACCCCAGTCTTCAAGGCCCCTCACCCAGCTCAACCAACTCCAGAGCCAACCTCTCCATCACAGCCTGCTTCACTCTTCTCCCACTGCTTTCAGGGCCCCACCTTCCTCCAACTCTACCATCATCCTCCACCCTTCCTCTAGGCAAGGCAGCCAGCTCAATCTGAATGACCACTTGGTTGGCCATTCTCCAAGTTCAACAGCTACAAGTGGGGCCGGAGGAGGCTGCAAGCATAGACAGGCGAGCCCACTGGTCCACAGGAGAGATAGCAACCCTTTCACGGAGATAGCCATGAGCTCGTGCAAGTACAGTGGTGGGGTGATGAAACCCTTGAGCAGGCTAAGTGCCTCTAGGAGGAACCTTATAGAGTCTGAGCCTGAAAGCCAACCCCTCCAGATCTTCAGCTCCAGCAATCCACCCGAGATTGTCATCTCTTCCCGGGAGGATCACCATTCCAATCAGACCCTGCTCCATCATCCAAATACCACCCACAACCACCAGCACTCTGGCACCAGCAGCATCAGCACCTTCCCCAAGGCcaataaaaggaaaaaccaaaatatCGGCTATAAACTGGGACACAGGAGAGCCTTGTTTGAAAAGAGGAAACGGCTGAGTGACTATGCTTTGATTTTTGGGATGTTTGGCATTGTTGTTATGGTGATAGAGACCGAGCTCTCTTGGGGGTTATACTCAAAG atGCAGTATCAG